Sequence from the Terriglobia bacterium genome:
AGCGCCCTGTAGAGTCGCCCAGGTCTTCCCGACCTGATCAAGATATTGGTGGAGGGCCACGTTCCCTTCGGCAAAATTCCCGGCGCGATACGCCTCACGGGCTTCCGACGACTTGATCTTTGCCAGGTGAAGCTGAAGCCGGGCTTTTTTGCCCGGATTCTGCTCTCGGTCAATCCTGGCGATCAGCCTCTCTTCCGAGCTCTTATTTTGGCCAGATGCGGCGTAGATGACAGGCTGACCCAGAACAAGGATGCCGACCATGGCAACGACCGTGCGGAGACTTGAGACCATCACCGTTATTATAACGTCTCACGCAACGGGTTCCGAGCGGGTTTGTCTACTGGGCCGGCAACGCACGGGACAACCGGTCCTGTTTGGCGCGATCGGCGACAACCGATCTCAAATGCTCACGTACGGCATCAGGCGTGGGCCGCACTGCCGGAAAAATAACTCGCAAGAAATTTACCTGTGTGCGAACGCGGGCAGGCCGCAATAGTTTCCGGCGGCCCAGCCGCCACCACCGTTCCTCCGGCTTCGCCCCCTTCCGGGCCGAGATCGATGACCCAATCCGCCGCTTTCAGCACGTCCAGATTGTGTTCGATAATCAGCACCGTTGCGCCAAGATCGATCAGGCGGCGGAATGCCGCCAGAAGCTTCGCGATGTCATCAAAATGAAGCCCTGTGGTGGGCTCATCGAAAATGAAGAGCGGCTGAGAGGTGGCAGAGTGGGCCATGTGCGCCGCCAGCCGCACCCGCTGCGCTTCACCTCCCGACAGCGTCGTGGCCGACTGTCCAAGGCGCAGATAGCCGAGGCCAACCTCATCAAGAACGTGGAGTTTATGGGCTACGGACGGATTGCCGGCAAAAAAACCGAGCGCCTCCTTCACCGTCATCTGGAGAACTTCATGGATGTTCTTTCCTTTATATCGTACGTCAAGAATCGCTGGTTTGAAGCGCCTCCCGTGGCATTCTTCGCAGACCAGTTCAACGTCTGCAAGGAACTGCATTTCCACGGTCACGGCGCCATCGCCCTGGCAGGTTTCGCACCGCCCCCCAGGGATGTTGAAGGAAAAATGCCCCGGCCCTAAGTGAAGCTTCCTGGCCTCCGCGGTGGAGGCAAACACTTCGCGAATCCCGTCGAATGCCTTGATGTAGGTCACGGGGTTTGAGCGTGGCGTGCGGCCCAGCGGCGACTGGTCAACCAGAATGATTTCTGAAAACTTCTCGTCGCCTTCAATGGAATCCAATTCCGCTTTGGGCGCCGCATCACCTCGCCGTGATATCATCGCGTTGTATAAAACGTCGTGCACCAGGGTTGACTTGCCGGAACCAGAGACTCCGCTGACGCAGACCATCAGTCCGACAGGAATATCAACGTCAATCGATTTCAGGTTGTGCTGCCTTGCCCCGCGCACGCGCAGCCATGCCTTACCCGGCTTGCGGCGTTCAACCGGCATCGGCACGCTCAATTCGCCCCTGAGATAACATCCGGTGAGCGAATGGGAGTCCTTAACCAGCCCCTCGTAGTCTCCCGCGTAGATGATTCGACCGCCGTGCTCGCCCGCTCCGGGGCCGAGGTCCAGGACCTTGTCAGCCTGGCGGATCATTTCCGGGTCGTGCTCCACCACCAGGATGGTGTTTCCGATGTCACGCAGATTTTTCAGGATGCCAATCAGGCGGTCCGTATCCCTCGAATGAAGACCGATGGAAGGCTCGTCCAGCACATAAAGCGTGCCGACCAGGTTGGATCCCAAAGCCGTGGCTAGCTGGATTCGCTGGGACTCACCGCCCGAGAGCGTGGAGGCCAGCCGGTCGAGGGTCAGGTATTCCAGTCCGACCTTGTACAGGAAATCCATCCGCGAGCGGATTTCTTCAAGCACCCTTTCAGCAACCTTGCTCTGCTCCTCGCCGAGGTTCAGGTGGTTAAAGAAGTGGCGGGCATCCTGAATGGAAAGTCTGCACACCTCCACAATGTTTTTCCCCT
This genomic interval carries:
- the uvrA gene encoding excinuclease ABC subunit UvrA yields the protein MKKHDSKDGGVAPPVPGPSSHGGGCVPNASPVSVLDARPPGSAEENGSIIVRGARVHNLKGVDCEIPHNHLTVVTGLSGSGKSSLAFDTLYAEGQRRYVESLSAYARQFLERMEKPDVDDIDGIAPAVAIRQKNLTRNPRSTVATSTEIYDYLRLLFARIGTTTCPQCGQVVQKDHVDDIADRILRLEEGRRFYVLFRLNAASATASAPRRKTVSSGKTGSRGRPRKRLTPTDSADPSSPEGAGADDQLKHHLFLLRQRGFNRLFQDGRVFEFSTPESLLDVDFRRPVYALVDRLTVHPDVRQRLIDSVEICYRESGEAIIHLLPRTTEEEPEWLSFNERFECKRCRTAFPEPQPSFFSFNNPAGACPRCQGFGNTIDFDPDLVVPDKNKTLGEGAIEPWTKPRYRSLQQEFKSGARAWGIPLNVPFYQLAPEHRQWIMDGDEEFEGVRGFFKYLERKKYKLHIRVFLSRYRGYAECSECHGGRLRREALNVSIEGKNIVEVCRLSIQDARHFFNHLNLGEEQSKVAERVLEEIRSRMDFLYKVGLEYLTLDRLASTLSGGESQRIQLATALGSNLVGTLYVLDEPSIGLHSRDTDRLIGILKNLRDIGNTILVVEHDPEMIRQADKVLDLGPGAGEHGGRIIYAGDYEGLVKDSHSLTGCYLRGELSVPMPVERRKPGKAWLRVRGARQHNLKSIDVDIPVGLMVCVSGVSGSGKSTLVHDVLYNAMISRRGDAAPKAELDSIEGDEKFSEIILVDQSPLGRTPRSNPVTYIKAFDGIREVFASTAEARKLHLGPGHFSFNIPGGRCETCQGDGAVTVEMQFLADVELVCEECHGRRFKPAILDVRYKGKNIHEVLQMTVKEALGFFAGNPSVAHKLHVLDEVGLGYLRLGQSATTLSGGEAQRVRLAAHMAHSATSQPLFIFDEPTTGLHFDDIAKLLAAFRRLIDLGATVLIIEHNLDVLKAADWVIDLGPEGGEAGGTVVAAGPPETIAACPRSHTGKFLASYFSGSAAHA